In one Cryptococcus deuterogattii R265 chromosome 11, complete sequence genomic region, the following are encoded:
- a CDS encoding SBDS family rRNA metabolism protein, with amino-acid sequence MLRQPGTQIKLTNVSIVRMKKGGKRFEIACYQNKVSEFRSGVENDLSEVLQIEQVFTNVPKGLVAKKEDWSKCFGTDDMDKVIEEILKKGELQINNLERTQHLSSLSREIATIVSEMTVDPSTSRKHTVGMVEKAMAEVGFSVRADRPAKAQALELIKKLGEGDVLQVRRVRMRVRITMPGKDAKRCKDKIVAECDEVEEEDMGMEWEAIVQINPGTFRTLTDLVNNETKGKGRVESMGSVGS; translated from the exons ATGCTGCGCCAGCCCGGAACACAGATCAA GCTTACAAATGTCAGCATTGTACGTATGAAGAAAGGGGGCAAGAGATTTGAA ATCGCTTGCTATCAAAATAAAGTCTCGGAATTCCGATCTGGAGT CGAGAATGATCTTTCCGAGGTTCTTCAAATTGAACAAGTATTTACCAATGTTCCCAAAGGTTTAGttgccaagaaggaagactgGTCCAAATGTTTTGGCACGGATGACATGGATAAAGTGATTGAAGAG ATCTTGAAAAAGGGTGAACTTCAAATCAACAATCTCGAGAGGACGCAACAcctctcatccctttcccGTGAAATCGCGACCATCGTCTCTGAAATGACTGTCGATCCCAGCACCTCTCGAAAACACACTGTTGGTATGGTCGAGAAAGCTATGGCAGAAGTAGGATTCAGCGTGCGAGCCGACAGACCTGCCAAAGCGCAAGCCTTGGAATTGATCAAGAAACTTGGTGAAGGGGATGTTTTACAGGTCCGaagagtgaggatgagagtgCGAATAACTATGCCTGGGAAGGATGCCAAGAGATGCAAGGACAAAATTGTCGCCGAATGTgacgaggttgaggaggaggatatgggGATGGAGTGGGAAGCG ATTGTACAAATCAACCCTGGCACCTTCAGGACATTGACCGATTTAGTCAACAACGAAAccaagggaaagggaagagtaGAGTCCATGGGAAGCGTTGGAAGTTAG
- a CDS encoding cytoplasmic protein: MCGLTLSIKSLSTDHPKASLLDAFRSTITCRGPDTQGSYTHTVMPVTDKCGVKIEVNLSASVLGLRGELTAQPLVGKRGVLGWNGQVFEGLPVEKDANDTRKIFEKLEEGAAFQDVLKDIEGPFACIYLDLTSNTLYYQLDPLSRRSLLVYPQRRPGDDTVSDMFILSSCCCGLAHEVGLEMRALLGGEGGIIRLNQVQVLDDGTMDMSNALTTMNNFDLPESSSTPWTSVAPINTALPRSDLTEDDLAIHDAVDSFIDHLQASVRRRVENIPDLAPGEAKVAVLFSGGIDCTFLAYLLHQCLPLSHPIDLINVSFAASPKPQLANGKGKGSHKAPGVEGDVYVVPDRLSGLEAAEELRSVCKGREWRFVEVNVPYEEARAHRARVVELMYPSVTEMDLSLAYPLYFASLGNGSVWGEDGNKRPYQVKAKVYISGLGADEQLGGYSRHRHAFIQAGWQGLIDETQMDLARLPTRNLSRDDRIISSHARDARYPYLSLSFIAYLSSLPIWLKCDPRLPPGRGDKRLLRLAVKRVGMDKTGGRVKRAMQFGTRSAKVGGSGSGVKGPKAGERRVE; the protein is encoded by the exons ATGTGCGGCCTCACGCTCTCCATCAAATCCCTGTCTACCGACCATCCCAAAGCATCTCTGCTCGACGCTTTTCGATCCACAATCACATGCCGAGGGCCGGATACACAGGGGTCATATACCCACACCGTGATGCCTGTGACGGACAAGTGTGGTGTGAAAATAGAGGTTAACCTGAGTGCGAGCGTCCTCGGGCTTCGTGGAGAATTGACGGCCCAACCGCTAGTTGGTAAAAGAGGAGTTTTAGGATGGAATGGACAAGTATTTGAGGGACTACcagtggagaaggatgcgAACGATACCCGCAAGATATTTgaaaagctggaagagggcGCGGCGTTCCAAGATGTCCTGAAGGATATTGAAGGGCCATTTGCTTGCATATACCTAGAC TTGACATCTAATACACTTTACTACCAACTAGATCCCTTGTCGCGTCGCTCTTTACTCGTATATCCCCAAAGGCGGCCCGGTGATGATACCGTATCCGACATGTTCATCCTCAGCTCTTGCTGCTGCGGGCTGGCGCATGAGGTTGGGCTGGAGATGCGCGCTTTGCTgggtggtgaaggaggtATCATTCGGTTGAATCAAGTTCAAGTCCTCGATGATGGGACA ATGGACATGTCGAATGCTCTCACCACGATGAACAACTTTGACCTTCCCGAGAGCTCGTCTACGCCGTGG ACTAGCGTGGCACCAATTAACACTGCCCTTCCCCGTTCAGACCTCACAGAAGATGACTTAGCCATCCACGACGCCGTCGATTCGTTTATCGACCATCTTCAGGCTAGCGTGCGACGTCGAGTAGAGAATATACCAGACTTGGCACCTGG GGAAGCCAAGGTAGCCGTCCTTTTCTCAGGCGGGATTGATTGTACATTCCTTGCCtaccttctccatcagTGCCTACCACTCTCACATCCTATTGACCTTATTAACGTATCCTTCGCTGCTTCTCCCAAACCCCAACTTGCCAAcggaaaaggcaaaggcagTCATAAAGCTCCAGGcgtggaaggagatgttTATGTTGTACCTGATCGGCTGTCGGGCTTGGAAGCCGCCGAGGAGTTGAGGAGCGTCTGCAAAgggagagaatggagatTTGTGGAAGTGAATGTACCTTATGAG GAGGCGAGGGCCCATAGAGCGAGGGTGGTAGAGCTCATGTATCCATCAGTGACGGAGATGGATTTG TCCCTAGCCTATCCACTTTATTTTGCATCGCTCGGCAACGGATCAGTCTggggggaagatgggaacAAAAGGCCATATCAAGTAAAGGCAAAAGTCTACATCTCGGGTCTGGGCGCGGACGA GCAACTGGGAGGCTATTCACGGCACCGGCACGCTTTCATCCAAGCCGGATGGCAGGGACTCATTGACGAA ACACAAATGGATCTCGCCCGTTTGCCTACACGCAATTTATCTCGAGATGATCGcatcatttcttcccatgcGCGAGACGCCCGGTATCCCTACCTCTCACTCTCTTTTATCGCctatctctcttccttacCTATCTGGCTCAAATGTGATCCGCGCCTTCCACCAGGCCGGGGAGATAAACGGTTATTGCGATTAGCAGTGAAAAGAGTAGGGATGGACAAGACTGGAGGGAGAGTAAAGAGGGCGATGCAGTTCGGGACGAGGAGTGCAAAAGTTGGCGGCAGTGGGAGTGGAGTCAAGGGGCCAAAGGCTGGAGAGAGACGGGTGGAGTGA
- a CDS encoding CAMK protein kinase, with protein sequence MPTSKSSIDHRDVYYRKGKSAGYRARSAYKLLHLDEEFDLFTHVQTAVDLCAAPGSWSQVLGQKLKPKSKQGGEGTRVVSCDLQPMAPLPNITTLQTDITLPSTIPLVLDALGGRKADLVVCDGAPDVTGVHDLDAYLHSQLLLAALTLSLTLMAPGATLIFKIFLSPLDPRAEFLASQLRCFFSSPLPEDDEEHAFGQYGEFDESVGDTEQQENKKEEKEKGKRNEGKEGYDPQGRRGGVWVRKPRSSRQGSAEAFIVCRNFSPSSLPLPPTFSPSALDKLRTTTGTLTLDSLSSLVAQDNGQDEDTQVFKGSEEQVKQQWQRWRMVKAYVGGGDLSSSASFISSLPSVEQPSLLAQSTKTKTTLSSPPKLHLPMPTTPPNLVLHHILKTPELSSPISSAASPRTLHPQPTPVDEPPEYFSPERLHNDILFLSPTKSREHRQGQGQGGGGLKHGSLDSLSPNPSPVGDVDPTRPWTSSSPPSPSSSSSRHPTSVPPKEMTAVAAAAPSQEKISSLSVPLRLRSTSISSTISDSPYAGGGRTHPPPAGLGVITPALVSPALSSSSKTDLFFSASSSIELPTPPRALSPASALGKGHPSSSSSSLGLGVDVEERGARSATMPSGFPSGSGSGNWNGNGIPPVKLRLPPKKEKFRDTEIPPEMKDHNHMDRRGWGVVTPLGLGLGAGAGAGAADGFEEIITSRLRSISNPIAHPPAFTLPPAPPVPAPVPLHVSLAAQKNHSEGDRDSRRPEFARTSSMTPKVRSPQTPKASLFPLSNTSVKVNTVPSVPFPASSSPPPSTRGVGDTVPVTPPPQKMRRKESQQLEREHRQAGVDESVKAGDVIKPCLSNASAADVGEHEGGKGKEKGGISGGGWRLVRKMGEGAFSAVWSAVPAAAVTTPPSPSAAPTDSPTPTNLVVALKLLTHPLPDPRTRIAFLREASVLRHISHPSIVGYIDNFSTERHDVLVLEAAGGGELFELMSDEENRRRMILPAPEPEPVAAGSGSEESEMGWDKDGEGFVRRVFSELVKAVGWLHEVGVVHRDIKLENILFTTNPFLLPPTSTSSIPLHLLPPAYQPLIKLTDFGLSRFISPASPLLYTRCGSECFAAPEIIMGKPYDGRETDAWALGVVLYGLIVGELPFDREENMTLPEGVVTPGGRNSERERGRKKMHRIAKGEYTWPTPEPAPSQDIPGAYVPGTATPSARAVISSLLQRNPTKRAKPSDLWVYDWMLGPGAVPQPVEGAGTPQQEGVEDDKRREASGRGRRRVLDGFLVEEEGIEDVAMTEH encoded by the exons ATGCCCACGTCCAAATCCTCTATCGACCATAGAGACGTCTACTACCGCAAAGGCAAATCCGCAGGCTACCGCGCCCGCTCAGCATACAAACTCTTGCATCTCGACGAGGAATTCGACCTTTTCACACATGTCCAAACCGCAGTCGACCTCTGTGCCGCTCCCGGGAGCTGGAGTCAGGTTCTCGGCCAAAAGCTGAAACCAAAGAGCAAGCAAGGCGGTGAGGGGACTCGAGTCGTCTCGTGTGATCTGCAGCCCATG GCGCCTTTACCAAACATCACCACTCTACAAACCGATATCACTCTCCCCTCTACCATCCCACTCGTACTGGATGCTCTCGGTGGACGAAAGGCCGACCTCGTCGTATGCGACGGTGCTCCTGACG TGACGGGCGTCCACGACCTCGACGCCTACCTCCATTCCCAACTCCTCCTCGCCGCGCTGACGCTCTCGCTAACACTCATGGCACCCGGTGCGACTCTTATTTTCAAAATCTTTCTCTCACCGCTTGATCCCCGCGCAGAGTTTCTGGCTTCGCAGTTGAGAtgtttcttctccagccCGCTTCcggaagacgatgaagagcatGCGTTTGGGCAGTACGGGGAGTTTGATGAATCTGTTGGAGATACGGAGCAAcaggagaacaagaaggaggagaaggagaaagggaagaggaatgagGGTAAGGAAGGGTATGATCCGCAAGGACGGCGCGGTGGAGTATGGGTGCGGAAACCGAGGAGTAGCCGTCAAGGTAGTGCCG AGGCGTTTATCGTTTGCCGCAATTTCTCACCCTCGtccctccctcttccaccgaCATTCTCCCCTTCGGCGCTTGATAAACTCCGGACCACCACCGGAACGCTTACCCTCgactccctctcctctctcgtCGCCCAAGACAATGgccaagatgaagacaCCCAGGTTTTCAAAGGAAGTGAAGAGCAAGTAAAGCAGCAATggcagaggtggaggatggtCAAGGCGTACGTGGGGGGTGGGGATTT GTCATCGTCAGCATCTTtcatttcctccctcccttcAGTCGAGCAGCCATCACTATTAGCTCAAAGtacaaaaacaaaaacaacattatcatctcctccaaaactccatctccccatGCCGACCACCCCGCCAAACCTGGTACTACACCATATCCTGAAAACCCCCGAATTAAGTTCCCCGATATCATCAGCCGCAAGTCCTAGAACGTTACACCCCCAGCCGACGCCTGTGGACGAACCACCAGAATACTTTTCTCCCGAGCGTCTCCATAACGACATTCTTTTCTTATCGCCTACGAAAAGCAGAGAACACagacaaggacaagggcaaggtggaggtggtttGAAACATGGTTCGTTGGATTCATTGTCACCTAACCCATCGCCTGTGGGGGACGTCGACCCCACCCGACCTTGgacctcttcatcccccccatctccttcttcttcttcttcccgccATCCCACGTCCGTACCACCAAAAGAAATGACAGCAgtagcagcagcagcgccGTCCCAAGAAAAGATATCCTCTTTGAGCGTGCCTTTACGGTTACGTTCAACATCCATATCTAGCACCATTTCCGATAGCCCATACGCCGGCGGCGGTCGTACCCATCCCCCTCCCGCTGGTCTCGGGGTTATCACCCCAGCCCTCGTGTCACCGGCATTAAGCTCGAGTAGCAAGACGGATTtattcttctctgcttcttcctctataGAGTTACCTACCCCTCCCCGTGCGTTATCCCCAGCATCTGCTTTGGGTAAGGGACAtccctcttcgtcttcatcgtctttgggtttgggtgtggatgtggaagagagaggagctCGATCGGCGACGATGCCTTCTGGTTTCCCGTCCGGGTCCGGGTCCGGAAATTGGAACGGGAATGGGATACCTCCTGTAAAGCTGAGGTTACCcccaaagaaagaaaagttTCGAGATACGGAAATTCCACCCGAAATGAAAGATCATAATCATATGGATAGGCGAGGGTGGGGTGTTGTTACACCCCTCGGGCTAGGGTTGGGAGCGGGGGCGGGggcaggagcagcagaCGGGTTCGAGGAGATTATTACTTCCCGCTTGAGGAGTATATCGAATCCGATCGCTCACCCACCGGCGTTTACTTTGCCTCCAGCACCACCTGTCCCTGCACCGGTACCTCTGCACGTATCATTAGCAGCACAGAAGAATCATAGTGAAGGGGATAGGGATAGTCGGCGACCGGAATTTGCGCGAACAAGTTCGATGACGCCGAAAGTGAGATCGCCACAGACACCCAAAGCTAGTTTATTTCCACTCAGCAATACCAGCGTCAAAGTCAATACAGTGCCGTCTGTTCCATTccctgcttcttcttcccccccTCCTTCTACCAGAGGAGTTGGAGATACAGTCCCAGtcacacctccacctcagAAAATGAGACGTAAAGAATCTCAACAGCTGGAAAGAGAACACCGTCAAGCAGGGGTGGATGAGAGTGTAAAAGCTGGGGATGTGATTAAACCTTGTCTTTCCAATGCGAGTGCGGCGGATGTTGGGGAGCAcgagggagggaagggaaaagaaaaaggaggaatcagtggaggaggatggaggttgGTcaggaaaatgggagaaggcGCTTTTTCAGCCGTTTGGTCAGCCGtacctgctgctgccgtAACAACACCCCCCTCACCTTCCGCCGCACCCACCGACTCGCCCACGCCTACCAACCTCGTCGTCGCGCTCAAACTCTTGACACACCCTTTACCCGATCCCCGAACACGGATCGCCTTTCTCCGGGAAGCTTCTGTTTTGAGACACATCTCACATCCTTCGATCGTGGGGTACATTGATAATTTCTCAACGGAAAGACATGATGTTTTGGTATTGGAAGCCGctgggggaggggaattGTTCGAGCTgatgagtgatgaagagaataGGCGACGGATGATCTTGCCTGCGCCTGAGCCTGAACCGGTAGCTGCTGGTAGTGGTTCAGAAGAGAGTGAAATGGGTTGGGATaaggatggtgaaggttTTGTGAGGAGGGTGTTTAGTGAACTCGTCAAGGCTGTGGGATGGTTGCATGAGGTTGGTGTAGTCCATCGCGACATCAAGTTGGAGA ACATCCTGTTCACCACGaaccctttcctcctcccaccaACAAgcacatcctccatcccacttcacctccttcccccaGCCTACCAACCACTCATCAAATTGACCGACTTTGGTCTCTCACGTTTTATTTCCCCGGCCTCACCCCTTCTTTACACACGCTGCGGTTCCGAATGCTTTGCGGCTCCAGAGATCATCATGGGTAAACCATACGATGGCCGCGAGACAGATGCTTGGGCATTGGGTGTAGTGCTCTATGGGTTGATCGTCGGTGAATTGCCTTTTGATCGGGAGGAAAACATGACGTTGCCGGAAGGGGTAGTAACTCCGGGAGGGAGAAAtagtgaaagagaaagagggaggaagaagatgcacAGGATCGCCAAGGGGGAATATACCTGGCCAACACCCGAACCTGCACCTTCTCAAGATATTCCAGGAGCGTATGTGCCAGGTACAGCGACTCCATCAGCGCGAGCAGTGATTTCTTCACTTCTTCAGCGTAACCCCACAAAGAGAGCGAAACCAAGTGATCTGTGGGTGTACGACTGGATGCTTGGGCCTGGGGCCGTTCCGCAACCTGTAGAGGGGGCGGGAACGCCGCAGCAAGAGGGTGTCGAAGACGATaagagaagggaagcgtctggaagagggaggaggagagtgtTGGATGGGTTtttggtggaagaagagggaattGAAGATGTCGCAATGACAGAACATTGA
- a CDS encoding cytoplasmic protein (genome sequence mistake), which translates to MRRRAMEGYGLDNLLLNAAIATKYRGKYKLAGVWEFVEHLTKTMSPPISSSGGYNLTHQGIYPIWTSLGTLDAASASGGPISAALNADEDGPDGEGGGGGGGGGGLISELEERLKSMSIRAGSTGRGSRSASASVSRRGSGTHTPRERKVSERTPHPRAHPHAHAHAHANTSHHSGHSASTYPQGPPSYLPAISHLLASRQSFPDKSIHPSELRPSISSSSEKVELRKLILTICGESKEGGKGDVEEMLRRGERSKAAFRAFFRGDESGTVGILMSSEDPNDTLLGSTIAGFMSQSASARGSEYFNTHWPNLIRRVDDPYVRAILSRIAGEDWESVLEEEYIPLLERMVVGVQYLDDWEFSSFLKGRMSRFARSSSLHMLPLTGLSPPALSLLSRYLARTGDLQTVTLLAAFFPPGKLDQAEKKMVERWREGYRDMLDSWGMWGERCEFDVKWGNLQRSLGGEDAGEEGNGKTRTCPVCNNPLSIDIEHRLHQKHAMRGTPSVGLPSERTTVCVYCQAPLPRCVICLLHVDPQRPPVNDGDCPGHVTDTIDSAYVFCLTCRHGGHANHILPWFEGGLDGGIAHSVCAVADCDCECASI; encoded by the exons ATGCGCAGAAGAGCGATGGAGGGTTACGGTTTGGATAAC ttGTTGTTGAACGCGGCGATAGCTACAAAGTATCGTGGAAAATACAAACTTGCCGGTGTTTGGGAATTCGTCGAAC ACCTAACCAAAACGATGTCGCcccccatctcctcttcgggCGGGTACAACCTCACTCACCAAGGGATTTATCCCATCTGGACATCCCTCGGTACACTCGACGCAGCATCCGCATCGGGTGGACCCATTTCTGCTGCTCTAAACGCTGACGAAGACGGTCCcgatggagaaggtggcggcggcggcggcggcggcggggGTCTAATCAGcgagttggaagaaagactGAAAAGCATGAGTATCAGAGCTGGTAGTACAGGAAGGGGAAGCCGCTCGGCCTCGGCTTCTGTATCTCGAAGAGGTAGCGGTACACATACCCCGCGCGAACGTAAAGTCTCTGAACGCACACCTCATCCCCGCGCTCACCCCCACGCCCACGCCCATGCTCATGCAAACACGTCGCACCACTCTGGCCACTCGGCATCGACCTACCCACAAGGCCCACCGTCTTACCTTCCCGCCATCTCGCACCTCCTCGCCTCGCGACAATCTTTCCCCGATAAATCCATCCACCCATCCGAACTCCGGCCGTCTatctcatcgtcctcgGAGAAAGTCGAGTTGAGAAAGTTGATCCTGACCATATGCGGGGAAAGCAAGGAaggtgggaaaggagacgtggaggagatgctgagaagaggggagaggagtaAAGCTGCGTTTAGAGCGTTTTTCAGGGGGGATGAAAGTGGAACAGTGGGGATTTTGATGTCTAGCGAGG ATCCGAATGATACACTACTCGGCTCGACGATCGCAGGCTTCATGTCCCAATCAGCGTCTGCCCGAGGATCCGAATACTTCAACACCCATTGGCCTAACCTTATTCGCCGGGTGGACGACCCATACGTTCGCGCGATCCTTTCTCGTATTGCGGGCGAAGATTGGGAAAGTgtcttggaagaagagtatatACCGTTGTTGGAGAGAATGGTCGTCGGAGTGCAGTATCTTGATGATTGGGAG TTCTCCTCATTCCTCAAAGGCCGAATGTCCCGATTCGCACGTTCATCCTCCCTACACATGCTCCCTCTCACCGGcctctctcctcccgcACTCTCCCTCCTGTCCCGCTACCTCGCTCGAACAGGCGATTTACAAACCGTCACCCTTCTCGCTGCGTTTTTCCCACCAGGGAAACTCGATCAagcggaaaagaagatggtggagaggtggagggaagGATATAGGGATATGCTTGATTCATGGGGGATGTGGGGGGAGAGGTGTGAGTTTGATGTCAAGTGGGGGAATTTACAAAGATCATTGGGCGGGGAAGATGCAGGtgaggaggggaatggCAAGACACGGACATGCCCAGTGTGTAACAATCCCTTGTCAATCGACATTGAACACAGACTGCATCAGAAACATGCTATGCGAGGTACGCCCAGTGTTGGCTTGCCTTCGGAGCGTACAACAGTTTGTGTTTATTGTCAAGCGCCATTACCGCGATGCGTGATTTGCTTGCTTCACGTAGACCCACAAAGACCGCCAGTCAATGACGGTGATTGCCCAGGGCATGTGACTG ATACGATTGATTCGGCATATGTTTTCTGCTTGACATGTAGACATGGCG GTCACGCGAATCACATTTTGCCCTGGTTTGAAGGTGGTCTGGATGGAGGAATTGCACATTCAGTCTGTGCTGTTGCGGATTGTGATTGCGAGTGTGCAAGCATATAA
- a CDS encoding sodium-hydrogen antiporter: MPSDFSYEEPSTAHLLILSTYLWLLNMARWLVQRITGAGLLGEIAIGMVFGSPLAEWLDIDWQSTMVIVGYIGLLAIVLEGGITTSLPLLIPLIPISMVIAFTGVAGTFAFSFLCIPAFGYRPLSAFASGAAMSSTSLGTTLAVLAGTKGIGFDIRQTKVGVALVGAAVADDVIAFVFSEIMKILGQSDGGVGPQIGRIVGVTIGLGALAIPLTIWVLKPLLTSQRSKELLFKSGRLGSMGVILLVAVGMVAAAGYAGTSPLYGIYIGGLMLSYVSEPDDDTADTTSNLDIPLTRVSTNPILDTGSGAQTPKPIPMAYTLSRQSLDLSRAHTHPGTVGYHFASLPSPARARRPPPASSDDRPNPLDFASIYNAFLFPLVEYILLPIFFGSIGYSIPFLRLWRGSIIWKGIVYSVLMVLGKLMCGLWLFWPSNSTGDKISGTQKLPVTEKGGEHEWTWKDRVPAVLFLGFAMVARGEIGLLISQIGRHTPTPLFNEDEFLIAIWAIMLNTIIGPVAVTSILKKWGAGITGGGWE; the protein is encoded by the exons ATGCCGTCCGATTTCTCTTACGAAGAGCCTTCGACAGCTCACCTGCTCATCCTTTCAACCTACCTCTGGTTGCTAAACATGGCGCGCTGGCTTGTCCAGCGCATAACAGGAGCAGGTTTACTTGGCGAAATTGCCATAGGAATGGTATTTGGATCACCACTCGCAGAGTGGTTGGACATTGATTGGCAGTCGACAATGGTCATTGTCGGTTATATTGGCCTGCTGGCTATCGTTCTCGAAG GCGGTATAACAACTTCTTTACCCCTTCTTATCCCGCTCATCCCGATTTCGATGGTCATTGCCTTTACGGGCGTGGCAGGCACCTTtgccttctctttcctttgcatCCCGGCTTTCGGCTACAGGCCTCTCTCAGCGTTTGCCTCTGGCGCAGCAATGTCGTCAACCTCCCTCGGCACAACTCTTGCTGTTTTGGCAGGTACAAAGGGAATTGGCTTTGATATCCGTCAGACTAAAGTCGGGGTTGCGTTAGTAGGAGCGGCAGTGGCGGATGATGTAATCGCCTTTGTGTTTTCGGAGATTATGAAAATCCTCGGACAAAGTGATGGAGGTGTAGGTCCTCAAATTGGGAGGATTGTAGGGGTGACGATCGGCCTAGGCGCGCTGGCGATTCCCTTGACAATCTGGGTACTCAAACCGCTCCTAACCTCGCAAAGGAGCAAGGAGCTACTTTTCAAATCCGGGAGGTTGGGTTCGATGGGGGTTATCCTCCTTGTTGCTGTCGGGAtggttgctgctgctgggtATGCGGGCACCAGTCCTCTATACGGTATCTACATAGGAGGTCTTATGTTGTCATATGTCTCTGAGCCAGACGATGATACTGCCGATACGACCTCCAACTTGGACATTCCCCTCACTCGTGTCAGTACCAATCCCATTCTTGACACTGGCTCTGGCGCCCAAACTCCAAAACCTATTCCGATGGCGTATACACTCTCCCGTCAGTCACTCGACCTTTCTCGCGCTCATACGCATCCAGGCACAGTGGGCTACCACTTTgcctctctcccctctcctgCGCGCGCACGtcgccctcctccagcaAGCAGTGACGATCGTCCTAACCCTCTTGATTTCGCCAGTATCTACAATGCTTTCCTGTTCCCACTTGTTGAATacatccttctccccatcttcttcggttCTATCGGCTACTctatcccattccttcGTCTTTGGAGGGGATCGATCATCTGGAAGGGGATTGTGTATTCGGTACTGATGGTGCTTGGGAAACTCATGTGCGGCTTGTGGCTGTTTTGGCCATCAAACAGTACAGGAGACAAGATTAGCGGGACACAAAAACTGCCAGTGACTGAGAAAGGGGGTGAGCATGAATGGACGTGGAAGGATAGGGTACCCGCTGTCCTCTTTTTGGGATTCGCAATGGTCGCAAGAGGAGAAATCGGGCTTTTGATCTCTCAAATTGGCCGTCATACGCCGACCCCGTTGTTtaatgaggatgagttCTTGATAGCCATTTGGGCTATTATGCTTAACACCATCATTGGTCCAGTGGCTGTAACTTCGATACTCAAGAAATGGGGGGCAGGCATAACCGGAGGAGGCTGGGAATAG